The following proteins are co-located in the Rhodococcus opacus B4 genome:
- a CDS encoding ABC transporter ATP-binding protein, giving the protein MATVAFHGVTKLFPGGDKAAVDHLDLHIDDGEFLVLVGPSGCGKSTSLRMLAGLEDVDKGTIAIGGNDVTEFQPKDRDIAMVFQNYALYPHMTVGENMGFGLRIAGEDKAEIKRRVQDAARILDLTKFLDRKPKALSGGQRQRVAMGRAIVRKPQVFLMDEPLSNLDAKLRVQTRAQISALQRRLATTTVYVTHDQVEAMTMGDRVAVLKDGVLQQCDTPRRMYEHPDNVFVAGFIGSPAMNLLELPLVDGGVSFGGSVVPVPRASIAGIGEHSVTLGVRPEDLAITTGSGLDVTIDVVEELGADAYVYGQADIHGRKQTVVVRADGRIPPKRGEVITLSYAAERTHLFSTVTGERLVD; this is encoded by the coding sequence ATGGCAACAGTCGCATTCCACGGCGTCACCAAGTTGTTCCCCGGCGGCGACAAGGCCGCGGTCGACCACCTCGACCTCCACATCGACGACGGCGAGTTCCTCGTCCTCGTCGGACCGTCCGGCTGCGGGAAGTCGACGTCCCTGCGCATGCTCGCGGGACTCGAGGACGTGGACAAGGGCACGATCGCCATCGGCGGCAACGACGTCACCGAGTTCCAGCCGAAGGACCGGGACATCGCCATGGTCTTCCAGAACTACGCCCTCTACCCGCACATGACGGTGGGGGAGAACATGGGCTTCGGCCTCCGGATCGCCGGCGAGGACAAGGCGGAGATCAAGCGGCGCGTCCAGGACGCCGCCAGGATCCTCGACCTCACCAAGTTCCTCGACCGCAAGCCCAAGGCCCTCTCCGGCGGTCAGCGGCAGCGGGTGGCAATGGGGCGCGCCATCGTTCGCAAACCGCAGGTGTTCCTGATGGACGAGCCGCTGTCCAACCTCGACGCCAAGCTGCGGGTGCAGACCCGCGCGCAGATCTCGGCGCTGCAGCGCCGGCTCGCCACCACCACCGTCTACGTGACGCACGATCAGGTCGAGGCCATGACGATGGGGGACCGCGTCGCCGTACTCAAAGACGGAGTGCTTCAGCAGTGCGACACTCCCCGCCGCATGTACGAGCACCCGGACAACGTGTTCGTCGCCGGGTTCATCGGCTCGCCCGCGATGAACCTGCTCGAACTTCCCCTCGTCGACGGCGGCGTCAGCTTCGGCGGCTCCGTGGTCCCCGTTCCACGTGCGTCGATAGCCGGGATCGGGGAACACTCGGTCACGCTCGGTGTGCGTCCCGAGGATCTCGCGATCACCACGGGCAGCGGGCTCGATGTCACCATCGACGTCGTCGAGGAACTCGGCGCCGACGCATACGTCTACGGCCAGGCGGACATTCACGGGCGCAAGCAGACCGTCGTCGTCCGCGCCGACGGTCGCATCCCACCGAAGCGTGGAGAGGTGATCACGCTGTCGTACGCGGCCGAGCGCACACACCTGTTCTCCACCGTCACCGGTGAACGGCTCGTCGACTAG
- a CDS encoding NAD-dependent epimerase/dehydratase family protein, with protein MTDTASRLLITGAAGNMGKMLRPLLRKPGRTLRLFDIADITDIDPEHEEYVQGSVTDRAAVAAAVDGVDAVLHLGGLSTEDSWENILSVNVDGTQAVFEAAVAHGVTRVIAASSNHAVGFWTHAEAGGNPLPGDVPPRPDGFYGWSKAAVEALGRLYHDRFGIDVVNLRIGSSFDRPPNYRGLASWMSPADTARLIEAALSDSAKGFHTVWGISRNTRSWWSAAEGAAIGYEPRDDAEMFADEFLADHEWTFDDPILQRVGGAFCDHPLGQRMR; from the coding sequence ATGACCGACACCGCCTCGCGTCTACTGATCACCGGCGCCGCAGGAAACATGGGCAAGATGCTGCGGCCCTTGCTCCGCAAGCCCGGCCGCACCCTCCGCCTGTTCGACATCGCCGACATCACGGACATCGATCCCGAACACGAGGAGTACGTACAGGGTTCGGTCACCGACCGCGCCGCCGTGGCTGCCGCGGTCGACGGCGTCGACGCCGTGCTCCACCTGGGCGGACTCAGCACCGAGGACTCGTGGGAAAACATTCTCTCCGTCAACGTCGACGGCACCCAGGCAGTGTTCGAGGCCGCCGTCGCACACGGCGTGACACGGGTGATCGCGGCGTCGAGCAACCACGCCGTGGGCTTCTGGACACACGCGGAGGCCGGCGGCAACCCACTGCCCGGCGATGTTCCGCCGCGCCCGGACGGGTTCTACGGCTGGAGCAAGGCAGCGGTGGAGGCGCTCGGCCGGCTGTACCACGACCGCTTCGGCATCGACGTCGTCAACCTGCGCATCGGCTCGAGCTTCGACCGGCCGCCCAATTACCGCGGACTCGCGTCCTGGATGTCGCCCGCCGACACCGCCCGGCTGATCGAGGCCGCCCTGTCCGACTCCGCCAAGGGATTTCACACCGTGTGGGGCATCTCGCGGAACACCCGCAGCTGGTGGTCGGCCGCAGAGGGCGCCGCCATCGGATACGAACCCCGCGACGACGCGGAGATGTTCGCCGACGAGTTCCTCGCCGACCACGAGTGGACGTTCGACGACCCGATCCTCCAGCGCGTCGGCGGCGCGTTCTGCGACCACCCGCTCGGGCAGCGGATGCGGTGA